The nucleotide window TCCTTCTTGACTTTTTTTCTTATTTTTACCCTCATCCAAATTAAAACTTACAATTCTTCCACCTATTTTTATTTTTGTACTGTTTGTAAATTTCAAATATTTATATCCTTCATCTCCTATCCTTATATTTGGCTTTAACATTGATAAAGGACTCATATCCAGTTCATCTTTTACAAATTCAACTGTATCTACATATGTTGGTAATAACACTATTTCACTTACAGTTGATGATATTTCATTATACTTTTTTTTACATTCATTTACTGGATTCTCATTAAAATTTTCAACATATTTATCAACTTTTTTTAAAATAACTTCTCTTTTACTAATAGGAGAAAGTATTATTAACGCTTTCATTTTATCACCTTCCTTACTTTATCATTTTTTCTTTTTCATAAAATTATATAAAAATAATTATTGTTTACTTTAACAACAATTTAGTTGTCGCTAAATATATAATATCACCTGACTCAACCTTTATTGGCGTATTTCTTTTTAGTTTTACCTTACGTCTATCTGATTTTTTTTCAATTCCACTTCCATTTTGTGATCCTAAATCTTCATAATACCAAACTCCATTTACCTTATTCAAAACACCGTGTGTTCGACTTACGAGGTTAGAATAGATTCCTTCACTTATATCAATATCTACTTTATTTCTAGGAGTTCTCTTCCCTATTAAAAGCGATGTCGCACGTCCTACCTTCCAAACTTTTATATCATAATCTTCTGAATTTTTTAAAATTATATCTTCTAGCTGATTTTTTTCAAGTTGATCAATTTCTTTAACTTTATCCAAAAATACCCCGTGTTCACGTTCTCTTTCTGTTTTGATTTCTTTTATTTCTTCTTCTATTTCAACTTTTTCTCTAAATCTCTCAATAATCAACAAATACAATGTTAAAACAATATAA belongs to Leptotrichia trevisanii DSM 22070 and includes:
- a CDS encoding FHA domain-containing protein — protein: MMWRLRSAVNRIRGIFRQPVGRGSLYRVESLRRSAGSLANSDSKEKNSLSVDKGIKIYEKRQLETRGGKKSNFFTLRNTVILIVLFLTFVYIHLSGYSVKSFYVSIFIYIVLTLYLLIIERFREKVEIEEEIKEIKTEREREHGVFLDKVKEIDQLEKNQLEDIILKNSEDYDIKVWKVGRATSLLIGKRTPRNKVDIDISEGIYSNLVSRTHGVLNKVNGVWYYEDLGSQNGSGIEKKSDRRKVKLKRNTPIKVESGDIIYLATTKLLLK